AGGGGCCTGGCTGTCCCGAGCAGACGGCCCTGAGGCTCACGGCGGCATCAGGGTGCCCGGGGCTTTGCTCTCTTCCTGCCGCACAGAAAGTGCAAGCTGGTGACCAGCGGGCCCTGGCTGGAGGTGGCCCCCATCGCCCTGGGGGACGTGTCCATCATTCCGGAGACCCCGGGTGCCCACGGGAGCGGGCCCGGCATCGCGCTCTGGGCCGTCAGCGACAAGGGGGACGTGTTGTGCCGTCTGGGCGTGTGCGAGCTCAACCCCGCGGTGAGCACCTGGTGGGGCCCAGGGCCTGCCCACCTGCCAGCCCTCTTGAAGCTCTGGCGGATTCTTACCGAGATGGGACTCCTTGGTGGAGTCGGGCAGGGATCAGGCCTCCCCAGGCCTCTGCCCAGGACGTTCCCTGGGACCGGTGGACACCGCTCGTGGCCCGAGGGGTCGCCAAGCCCTGCGGGCAGTTGGAGCTGAGGACGAGGTTGGCGTGAGGAGCCGCCAGCTCCGGGAGCCCGGGAGGGTGACAGAGGCGGGGCCCGGCTGCCCTGAGTGTCCCTCCTCCCCGCCTGCAGGGCTCCTCCTGGCTGCACGTGGGCACCGACCAGCCCTTCGCCTCCGTCTCCATCGGGGGCTGCTACCAGGTGTGGGCCGTGGCCAGGGACGGTTCCGCCTTCTACCGTGGCTCCGTGTCCCCGTCCAAGCCGGCTGGTGAGTGCCACCCCTCGGGGGGATCCCCACCTGCCGCCACCGCTGCCATGTTGTGACGGGCGCCCGGGGGTGGCTGGAGCTGCTTCCGCTTCCGGGGAAGCCGGCTGACGGGTCTCCGTGTAGTTCAACAAGCATTTACCGAACACACCTGTGGACCAGGCGCGGGGGCCGTGCTGGGCTCCCCCGAGGCCATCCCCCTCCGCTGGGACTGGCCCAGGGGTGGTCACCTGGCGATGGGGCTGCCCTTCACCGTCCTTGGCCTCCTGCCCCTCGGGGCCAGCCCTGGGCACCCCGCACAGCCCATCCACAGTGTCCACCCTGGCTGCCCTCCGGGAGCGCAGGCCGTGCAGGCTTGTTCTTGGCTGGACTTCTGGGCAGTGTCCGGCACGGGGATGGATGGACCGACGGGTGGGTGGTGGTTGGCGCATCGCCAGCCTCCACGAGGGGCAGTGGGTTCGCACAGTGGCCCTGAGGCTGGGTCTCCACCGCGTGCTGGGCCGGGCACCTTCCTGGCCCTGTTCGGGACAGCGGCCCATCGGGCCCCACCGTCTGGAAGCTGCCACAGCCTCGGGCGGGCCCTGGGGAGGGCCCTGGGCAGGCGGGGCATCGAAGGGACAGCAGGACACGGGTCAGCTCGCGCTGGGCCCTCTCACACTTGTGGTCCGGCCAGTCTGGGGACAGAGGCCGGCCGCACCTGCTCGACCCTGTGAGCTGCAGAGGAGGCCACGTGCTCCAGGAGCACCGGGGTGACAGTTTTGGTGCTGCATCCCAAATCCAATCTCCCATCGCAGGCGACTGCTGGTACCTCATCCCATCTCCTCCCAAACAGAGACTGAAACAGGTGTCCGTGGGGCGCACAGCGGTGTTCGCCTTGGACGAGAACGGCAAGTGGTTTCTGATCCCCAGAGGTCACCAGGGGAGGTCTGGGGTTCCCTGAGCGCCCCGACCGGATGAGCCCAGCCCCTCGCCCGCCCCAGGCCCAACACGAGACCTTCCTAAGCCCCATGAGAGGCCGCCAGCCTGAGGTCAGCCTCCAAGcaggcccctcccccaggtcATGCAGGGTCGGGGCCACCAGCCCCCCCACCGGTGCTCAGGCCTGCCTGCACCTCGGGAGGAGGACTCAGTGCCAAGGCCTGGGAGCATCTTCTAGGCGGTGCCACCCAGGCCCGCGACTCGGGAGCCCCGCGGCAGCTGGGGCTGGCGGAGCTCACCTGCCCGGCCCAGGCcatccctgccccgccccccgtgCCACCTCCAGCCAGCTCCGCCCGTGCCCTTTAATGGTCTGTAGTTGTTGTCACAGCTGAGCAAGGCGAGGAAAGGCGGAATTGGGACTGGAACCCAGGGATTTTATTCCAGACCAGGTCTCTTTATTGTTTAAAGAATTCCTTGTCCTTGGTTTCTCATGCATAGAAAGCAGAGGAGGGTGCCAGCCCAGCACAGCGGGACAATTAGGAAGTGAGGGGGAGGCAAAcgtgggagggcagggctggctccGGCCAGGGTCTCTCCGGCTGTGGGTCAGCAGGAGCCCCGGGCAGCGGGGGGGATGCAGAGGGAGACCCCGCCTGTCTCGTGGTCAGACCCCCCGGCCTTGCAGACCCCGAAGTGGATCCCGACGCTCGGGGCCTCACGGTATTGGCGCTTCTCTCCTAGGGAACCTGTGGTACCGCCAGGGGGTCACACCCAGCTACCCGCAGGGCACCAGCTGGGAACACGTGTCCAACAATGTGCGCCGCGTGTCCGTGGGGCCCCTGGACCAGGTCTGGGCTTGCCCTGGGGTCGGGGACTTGGGGGGCATCCGGGTTTCTGCTCTGGTCTCCCCACTACCGTCTCCACGGCCCCCTGCAGCGGTGGGGCCGGGCCTTCAGTGGGTCTGCATTCCAGGTCTGGGTCATCGCCAACAAAGTCCAGGGGAGCCACAGCCTGAGCCGGGGAACCGTGTGTCGCCGCACGGGTGTGCAGCCCCTGGAGCccaaggggcagggctgggactaTGGCATCGGGGTGAGCAGGGCTGGGCACGGGGCGGCTGTGCTGGCCTGGGGCTCCGAGCCCTGAGGGCTCTCAGGTGGGAGGCCCCAGGCAGAGCCCCCCAAGAGTCCAACCGTCTAGAAGGATGGTCTCTGCCCCTTGACCCCAGGTCACTCCGCTCTCTCCTTTCAGGGGGGCTGGGATCACCTGTCCGTCCGGGCCAGTGCCACCAGGGCCCCCAGGAGCTCATCCCAGGAGACGGCCGGCAAGCGCAGAGGGGAGCAGGGCCTCCCCAGTGGGCCCTCGAAGGTGGCCGGTGCCCCGCAGGAGACCCCCAATCCCGTCTGCTGCTGAGGCCGCTTCCCCTCACCTGGAGCAGGTGTGATGCTGGGTTTGAAAGACCAAGGTTGATGCAAGCCGTCCTGTCGTGAGCTGTTCTCGTGCTGAACATGCTGAAACGTGGATCCCAGAAGTGGTATCTCCAGGCCCAGATTCGAGACTGGGGAGGGAACCTGGCCTGAGGTCATGGCCACCTGGGAGGCACTGAAACAACCCAGAAATGTGAAGCCCTGTGGACGCTGTGTGTCCCCGGCTGCGAGAAGAACGTGGGGTGTGGGGTGCAGACCCCTTCGCCCCGGCCTCTCCTGCCCGtcccttccctctctgcctcctccctCTCCAGGACGGGAGCCTGGGGCCTTCCAGGAGCACTGCCCCTGGGGAAGAGAGCCCACGAAGGACCCCTGAGCCCTGGGCATCCCCAGACGGCGTCGGCCCTGCCCCCTAAAGAAAAATGGCTGTGGGGCTCAGGGTGGCTTTGCCTGGACCTGATCAGTTCTCAGAGCAAGATTCGCAAACGGGGTTTCCTTTCAAAAGTTAAGGAAGGAGTTGGAAGGTTGGAAATAAGTGCTGGGGAGGGGCGGGTGGGCCGGGCCCTCCTGGGGTGGTCGGAGGACGGAGGGGCCGCCCGTGGCTGCGAGAAGCTGTCCAAGTGCAGAGTCAGAGTCACCGTCGTCGGTCCTCAGCCAGCCCTTCCTCTGatggggttgggggctgggggctccttTTACATCGGATCATGTCGCAGGGGGTGGGGCGGGTGGAGACCTGCTGAGAGGGGCCTGGAGGCCTCAGCCCGGAGCAGAGCCCTAGGGAGGCACCCCCCAGGCAGCCCCACTCCCAGCAGGCAGCTTCtcagctgctttttcttttttaaatcagaaaaaggCCCCATTTGGTGCAGCCTCAAGTTGGCTTCCCACAGCCAGACACGTTGCCCGGGGGTCATCAGAGCGCATGTCCCGTCTCTGCTCATTTTGAGATGGATCGAGCTGACCGCCAGCTTCCCCGGCGTTCCCGTCAGGAGGGCTCGGCTGTGCACTGTTTTGTGGTGCAGTGTTTGCCGCCCAGAAGCTGACTCTAAGGAGGTCTCCCTTGGGTCCCCTCCTGAGGGGCATTGGAGGGAGCCGGTGGCCTCTGCCTTTGCCTCGTCTCCTGGAGGTGGGACCGGGAGGCGTGAGTCTGGGGGCAGTGCCCAGGCAAAGCAAGTGAAGGGCCGGGTGGGCGGCGCCCTCCTGTCTGTTTACACTCGTGGTTGTCAGGTTTCTCCGAGCGGGCATCACCGTTTCTTCTGCGGCAGCGCCCTGTCGTCCTGCTGTGACTCGCTGGTTTCACCCTGCCCTCTCTCCAGGGCGACCGTGTCCCCTCCTTGCGGAGCACCAACTGCTGACCTGCTCAGCCTCACCGAACCATCTCGATTCCTCGGATGctttattcaataaaaacttaGGCCAGACTGTCAAGGACGCGATATGTTTTATTGCTGCACTATGGTTAAAATGCACAGTTCCCCACCCATTCGAGCTTGGGGCAAAAGTAGCAACTGCCGTGAAACCTTTTATTTTGGTTTCATTAGTACTTTGAAGAGGttgttaggaaaaataaaagcaaattgggatcatttaagaaacattttcacCATAATTATAGCGGGGGGGCACTGGCCATTCAGTTCCAGGTAGGTTTTCTCTATAGAAAAGTCGCAGTTCTGGTTTCTGTCACCCCCGAGCTCATGCAGGTCTAGTCTGCAGGTGGGTCCGTGGCCCCCGGTGCTGCCCGGGTGGCCCGGCCTCAGAGTGCGTGAGTCTCTGACTTCAGGAAATGCACAGCCGGGAAGGGTAGGGCAGGGCCTTCTCGCGGGACAGAAGCGTCCAGCCTGGGCTTGGAGTCCAAGACGAGGGTCGACGGAGCGGACCTGGCAGCAGGCTCACCAGACCTGTCCCctcaccacccccttccccataTTCGATACCCCAAAACTGGACTGGGACCTTTAAGGCTCCTTTGTGATGTGGCCACGGGGCAGGCAAGTGCCCTCCAGCCTCGGGTGGAAAAGACTGCACATCTAGGCCCAGGCAACCCTCTGGGAAGCAGAGGGGGTGCAGATGCCAGTTTGGGACAGAGGGACAGAGTCACAAAGGCTGTTGTCCTGCAAGGTGGTGATCCACAGGCCCCTGGTCACCAGGCACGGGCTCCTGGACGGAGCTTCTGCTGGGCACACCCCACCCCAGGCTTTCGGCTCAGTTTGCCGGCTCATTCGGCAAGTTCAGGGACGCGCTGAGCCCTGCTCTGGCCTCAGCTCGGCCAGAACAAGGGGCACCAGGCTTGCAGGCCTCCCTCTCCTAACACGGGCCGTGTGGGCCCCATCTGTCCCGAGCTCAGAGTTGCCCTCAATCTCGGTTCCCATTGGTGGGCCCCTGACCACTGACCTTCCCGCGTGGCCACCCCTGGGGGGCAGGCCAGGACACCTGGGGTCCCCCCACCCATGCTGAAGGTCGGCTGGGGCGACGGGGCCAGGGCCAGACCAGGCCTCCGGGGGCCACCAGGCACTGGGGCCTAGCGCCGGGGGTGTTGGGGGGGCCTGGGGTGTCGGCTGGTGTCTGACCTGGAAAGTTGGGACTGAAGCACCTCATGGCTCTTTCCAGGGGTGCCACCTGCTGTCCTTGACGAGGCCAGGGCTGACGCCAAGCTGGGTGGGGCGTTACGTGGCCGGGGCCGGGACTGCCGGGGCGGGAGGGTGAGGCTGTACACGGAGGCTGGGTCCTCAGCTGCGGCAGCCCCGCTCCCAGCCTGGCTCAGCCCCACGCAGAGCATGCAGAGGCGCCTGGCCCCCGACGGCTCTGCGGCAGGTCTGGGCACGGGGAACCCGGCCCCACGTGCCAGGCCAGCTCCAGCCTCTCCACAGCCCTGTGGCTGGGCTTCCTGCCCGAGATGCAGagggccctgtcccctccccatgTTGGCCGTGGGCAGCCGGACAAGGGAGAGGAGTTGCCAGCAGGGTTGAGAGCAAAGTCACCAAGCCTGTCAGAGCCAGCAGGGCGGGAACGCCGCAGAAGGAAGCGTGGCCCGAGGCGGTGGGGACCTGCCAAGCTTCAGTCCCGTCTTTAAGGAGCAGCAcccgctgggggaggggagcccgTGCCACCCCAGGCTCCTCCCCGCAGGGCCCCCAAGTGCAACCAGGACCCGAGAACATCTTGAGGTCTGTCAGACCACCCTCTGCCACTTACATGACCGCAAACACGACAATGAGCAGCAAACCTGGGTGGGACCCCGAGGGAGGCCTGGGGACAGACCCTCTCCCTGCAGGAGACCCCTGACCGCTCCGGGGAACCACGGCCTAGCAGCCTCTCTGCCCGACCCCCCAGCCCCGTCTCCGGTACCCTCGGTGCCGGGCCGCAGACCCTCCACGGTCAGGAGCCCCACCCGCAGGTGGGAGCAAAGACCCCAGCCCCTCTCCGCGACAAGGTTCCTTCAGAATTAATGGGAGGGGACCTGACTGGGGCTTCTCCCCGACAGATGCTGAACTGGACACTCCAAGCACCTCTGCTCAGCCCCACTCCCCTCGACGCCGCGGGCTTTGTTTGctccgtgcctcagtttaccCCGAACGAGGAGGCTACGGGGCAGGTTGGGGgaggcccctccctgggcctgggcctgggaccGGGCCTGAGCAGTAACTGGGGAACTTACCCAAGCAAACCTTTGCGTGGAATCTCCCCTCACCTCGGGAGGCAGCGGGAGTGAAGAGGAGTTAGTGACAAGGGCCGGCCAGCTCCGGCCTAGACGATGACGAAGCaggtcctgggaccctgtggagGCATGGGCCTCATGCTGCCCCGAGCCGTGGCCTCCACCAGGCCACTCCCCGGTCTTGTCCCTGGGCCCTGGGACGTGCCCAGGGCTGCGCTGAGAGTGCAGGGGAACGGAGCCGCGGGGCGCGgagggcccagggctgggaggagcaGGCCGGGCCGCTGACCCGGGCGGGGCGGCGCGCTAGGAGCCCTCGCGGAAGCTGTGGATCTGCGTGGAGAACTTCTGCAGGTGGCCCTCGGGCGGGGCCTCGGAGGCCCCGAGCGCGCCCCGGGCCGCCGGCTGCGGCTGCTGGTAGTGCTGGCAGAGCTTGGGGACGGGCCCGTCCAGGCCCGGGAGGCGGCCGCTGGACATGGTCAGGATGGTGGCGGTCAGCGACTTGATGTAGTTCTTGGCCAGCGTGAGCGTCTCGATCTTGGAGAGCTTCTTGTCGGCGCGCACGTGCGGGATGACCTCGCGCAGCGCCTGGAAGGCGTTGTTGAGCTTGTGCATGCGCTGCCGCTCCCGCTCGTTGCTCTCCAGCCGCCGCTGGACGCTGCTCTCCCGCCGGCTCCCCGGCCCCGGCCGCCGGCGCCCGCCCTCCGCCCGCGCCCCCTGCGCGCGCGCCCTCCGGCTCCGCAGAGCCTTGGCCGCGTCTGGCCCCGAGCCCGGCGGTGGCCTGTCGGGCGTCCGCTCCCCTGGGGTGGCTTCTGGGTCTTGCGGGGGCGCCCGGCGCCGGGGAGGCCGGCTCTTGGTCTTCATGGCTCCAGACTGGTGGTCCTGGGGGTGGTGGCTCTGAGGGGGGCGCCTTTGGAGCTGAAATCCAGAACACAGGCCACCCCGCGGTCACTCGGCAGGCCAGTGGACGCTCAGGGCAGCTGTCCCCAGTGGCGGCTGCCCAGCTGGTGCACAGTGACGCCAGGGTCCTTCCCAGTCACTCGCAGGGCCCTGagctgaccccacccccaccccccatgcccCTATTTGACCTTACACTGACCCCTCAGACCTTTCCCTGGTCTGGTGGCCCCCTCTCCCCCTGGGTGACACGTATTGACCCCTGGACCTTTCTCCGGCCCCATGCCCCTCACCGCCTCCTGAGTGCCTCCTGAGCTTAGGTGGCCGTTGACACCCGCGCCCAGAGGCGCGGCCCCATCCTAGCCCAGGGCAGGCCCTCTGCCCGAGGCTGCACTACCTCCTGGTCGCCTGGACGGACAGGCACCAACTCCGGCCACCACACTCACCGTCCTGCCCCACTGGACGTCACACATGCAGGGACAACACTGGTGCCAGAATGGCTGTGGACGTGAGGCGGCCGTCGGAGGTCAGAGGTGGACGGTGGCCAGAGCCCGCCGCAGTCCCCAGGCCCAACACGTGGATGGCCGCGGCCAGAGCTCGAGACCCGGACCCCCCACCCAGGTTTCCCTCCAGACGCCACCCGGCCCTGCCCCAGGGTCCTCTCCCCGCCGCCCCACCCGCACCCCACCCCCGTTACCTGGGGATCCGTGGCCGCACGCGCTGGGGCTGCCCACGGGGGACAAGGACACGTCGCTTTAGGCGCCGCGGGCGGGGCGGCGGCCGCATGTAAATGAGCCCGTggggcgggcgcggggcggggccggagTCCGCGTGTCCCCGCcccgcggcgggggcggggcgcacCTGCGGGCTGGGGACCTGGGGCCCCTCCCCGCCCGCGAAGGGTTCCCGGGCCGCCTCCCCGCCCGGCGCAGGCCCCCCGGAGCCAGTTCCGCGGGCCTCGCCGCCAGCCGGCCGGCGCGGAGGGGAAGCACCTGGCCGCCGCACCTGGCCTTGGGGTTAAGGCTCAGCACACGGAGCCAAAGTCGGATTCGTGGAAAAGCCGTTTTGCAGTAATACGGGTTTCTCAAACGGGCGGCGGCCACAGCCCCGAAGAGCAGTAGCCCAGGCACCCCGCGCCCTCACCCCGCGTTTCGGGAGGGCCCTGCAGCACCGGGGGCTTGAGGACCCGACGCCGCCACGCCCGCGGCGCCGCGCCAGGTGCGAGCGGGCGGAGCCCTGCCCGGGGAGCACCTGCCCGGCCGCCTGTGGGCAGCTCACCGAGAAATAACTGGTCATCGGTTTTAGGAGGTCCCCAGGGGCGAGAGGCAGCTCGAGCTCAAAACCGGCTGCCACCCACCTGCTTTACTTCATCGTCccctgcctgtttcctcacctttgACCGGAGCACTCTAAGGCGTTAAAAGCAGCAACTGCACAGGGGTCTTGGGGGCTGATGGGAGGCACTGGAGTGCAGCAGGACCCGCGGTGGCACACGGGCCTGGGCTCCCACCGGCTCCGGCCCCGCAGGCCCAGGGTCTGCGCTGCCCCCCGCGCTTCCCCCGGACACTGCCACTCGCTGCCTGTCTTGGGCTCTGGGAATGGGAGTTCACAGGTCTCCTCCATCTACTCGCTGAGGGTCACTCTGCAGTTGGTGTAACCTGAGCTGGGGCCAGGCCCCTATTTTGGTACAAGGAGGCCCATTTCCCTGCCTGTGACAGCTGGGACCAGGACAGCAAGGAGGGGACACTCGGGGAACAGAAAGGCTGGTTTTGAGCTGATTAGCCTCTGGGCTTAGCGCTCCTTCGAGGCTGGATCTCAGAAATTAAAatgcttctgggacttccctggtggtgcagtggctatgACTCCGCGCtcccgctcccaatgcagggggccggagttcagtccctggtcagggaactagatcccacatgcgtgccgcaactacgaAGCCCGCACGCCCCAGTGAAGATCCTGtacacggcaacgaagatcccgcgtgccacaactaagactcggtgcagccaaataagtaaataaatactaaaaaaaaaacaaaacacgaaAATGCTTCTGAAATTCATCAATAAGTCCAAAGGTTTGAATTACAGGTACACTTCATGGCAGCGCAAACAGTCCGTGCTAGTTTTCCGGTGATTATGCAAATCTTCGTGTTCTCGGGAGCGTGGGGTTTAGGTCTGTCACAGAAAAGGGCATCC
This DNA window, taken from Balaenoptera ricei isolate mBalRic1 chromosome 15, mBalRic1.hap2, whole genome shotgun sequence, encodes the following:
- the BHLHA15 gene encoding class A basic helix-loop-helix protein 15, coding for MKTKSRPPRRRAPPQDPEATPGERTPDRPPPGSGPDAAKALRSRRARAQGARAEGGRRRPGPGSRRESSVQRRLESNERERQRMHKLNNAFQALREVIPHVRADKKLSKIETLTLAKNYIKSLTATILTMSSGRLPGLDGPVPKLCQHYQQPQPAARGALGASEAPPEGHLQKFSTQIHSFREGS